ctgtacatggagcaatttaacatgcacaataaacagtaaggcgAATTGTCACTGAAAATCGATTTTGGACTAAAATGTCCACAATTTATCGCTCTTTACTCATGTAAGGAATTTTAATCTGAAGAGGTAGCACTTTGATCTACAAGAGCAGATTTACACAACATTCCAAGTGAAAAGCACAAAGTGGGACACTGAAAACACCAATAATACGCCAGAGGCATTGACTCTCAAATGATTAGCATTTTAAAAGTGTAATCTGACGTATTATTTGTGTTTAAAACCGCATGCTCTGATCATCtctagcgaaaaaaaaaaacaaagtgcaacaacaactgaaatgggcagcatttttcacagccccactttgttcagcagaAATGTCGGtgttgttggacagtctgcggctggatggatggaggacttgtagagccgacgatgagaagagagAAGCATCAGCGCatagcgccgatgcgtatgtggaactgggagtcgtggTTTGGAATttaagcggatttacatgggcgAGGAGATGTGAGACCATCTCTTTTTCATTATTGGATGCTACAGCCGattgttgctttcaaacttagcttgtagcagacgtgtgcacattttcaccatgacgtctttgatccactggtgaaaggacactttgaatcgCTCCtccttcatctataactgcttcaaacaacaaagtgtatgcagaaaaagtggttaagattgcacgatttatgtgttgtgttgtattatgttgtcattttatgtcaatTGTTCTTTTGATGGGGGCGCGGGCACACGCAGCGGCTCCTCCCTCTCCTATGGTTGAGAGgaatgaaatttcatctgtgctgtatgttgcacatgtagcacatttgacaataaagtaaaaaaaaaaaaaaatcaaaaccaaaataatttaaaatgttcacaaagtatttgattaaaataaaaacaagaaaactaaacaATGATGTGATTGAATAATCCGGCCATAAAACGAAgtgcaaaaaatgcaaaacttgAGTAAAAGTGATCATAATAACCTACCTTAATCCAAACATTGAACTTTTGTTACTCAGTTCTTTTTCAATACAATAAATCCCCTCGAACGAGGGGGTTGCATTCCAGAAAACACTCTCAATAAATGaatgtggcttttcttttcgGTTTTGAAACACACTTTAACCACAAAGGTATTTATTGGAGGGACCAAGAGAAATAAATAAGATAAAGATATAAAAACAGTATGAGTACACCCATCCAACATCATCCCATTCCATTATCAGGTAGTCAAAAAATAATCTTCTCATAATATTGCACTACTAATCATAATCATGTAAattgaaacaaaagcaaaaagaaagcTGTTGCTTtctgaaattgtaaaaaatgGAAGAGCATTGAGACGGTAAAAAAAACGTTCCCTTCGTTCAGTGTTGAAAATTGGTGTGCTGCCGCCAGTGGCGGAAACTGTAATTACAGCAAAACGCCAACTACTGTACTGatatattggattggattggatataactggacaacaacaacagaaatccATAAAATAGTGAGACTGCGAAACTGGAAGGCACGATGTAGGGATTTCACTGTGCTCTGTCCAACAGAAATTGGGGAGCCCTAGTAGTAATCAGTAGGTGCTGAATTCACTTTGCTGTCAGAGATCATTGAGAAGCTGTGATTATCAATGTGATGATTAGATACATGGTATGTGAAGTGCATTCCATGTATCTTATAAGACAATAGTACAAATCTGGTAAAATTGCCTTTCGAATATAGTGTTCTGTTTTGGGGGAGTACAGGTTTTATCAGTGTTTTAAAATTGTTATTTACATTGGTCATGATACTAAGATTCATGCTGTTACAAAAGatacaaaaatcacatttagatCCGTCCCCGCCCCACAATTGACATTTAGTCGTTCATGTTTTCTTGTGATTTTACTTATTAATGTTGTTATACTattcccaaaacattttcacaatctACTGTGATTAGTTAGGATAGATCActttatttcatgaaattgGATTCATAgggagcgggtgggggggggggtctagttCCATTGCTGACCTGCTGTTGGCAGATACTACAGAAAACAGCTGAGAAACTCGTCAAACACTATTGTATTGGTAAATACACATCTTAGCATTTGTATGATAATGGGGGTGCAAATAATTCAGAGCAGCTGGTGGCTATCTCATTTCCATCCCAACACTCATCATGTTGGGGAACAGTGAAAGGTGTGTACTTTATAGCATCCTTGAAGACATTATCAGGTCAAACTTTTGTGGTACCTGAGGCGGGGCTCGACTTCACTGCGGCTAGCATATTGTTCCGTTTCAATCTTACTCATCACTAGTTCAGCCTTCTCTTtaacaaaactactggttactctaaaatggttcatttaaggttcaatgattttgttgtttacgatgatactagtgcagcgtgttataccggagacaaattccttgtgtgttctacatacttggccaataaagatgattctgattctgatcaacaGTGGGCTGGACAAAAGCGTCTGTACGTTCCAGCTGAGTGAATGACACTGATTAGTTGACGGTTATCTGTCTTTGGCAAACAGCCCAAGGTCAAGCACATGATGGTGGTGGGGAGACCTGAATACTGTGCTAACAAACTGGAGGCTTGAAATAGCATGACAAGCCTTGAACATTTAAATTAAACAGGTGACTTGTTGgccccagctccggcctccctgtgtggagtttgcttgttctccccgggcctgcgtggggtttctccgcgTTTCttctcacgttccaaaaacatgcttggcaggctgattgaacacactaaattgtccctaggtgtgagtgagtgagtgtcccccgcctactgcccgatggtggctgagataggctccagcacctccgcgacccgagtgatgattaagcggttcggaaaatggatggatggacttgttggccaaaaaagattattttgatTCTGATGTAAAAACTGGCCCGTTAGCATCGTTCTTTCAGAAGTTCATATGCATGGTGCTAAAACTTgtcagtacagtggtaccttgacttacgcACGCCTCTTCAtacaacattttcaagttatgaaacgccttaatgggaaaatattgccttttgtaacgaaagaattttcaagatacgaaaaggtaaaaataccaCCAAATCAACCACAAACACTTATTTCAAGTGGAATGCTGTCATCCAGtggttatattaaaaaaataaatctaacatCACTGttgaaatgccaggtttttgtgatgtaaaaaataagaccaagataaataatttgaaaactCTTTCCACCATTTATATGACTTATAACCTATACaccttaatttttttacatatttgcaaaagaataaaaaccCAACAGAATGAAAAAATGTCACGAAAAAGCTTACAAGAATATCTGAGCATTATTTGGGGATAAAAATGGTGTCAGGAATGTGCCGATTCCCACATAACAAGAGATCAAATGCCACCCGTTAtatcaaacaataaaaaattgacAATATAATGAATGAACAACTGTTTATGTTTAGGTGCACTAGTAGCCAGTTGAAGCTGTTGCTAGCAAACTGCTTCTGTTGTTGTGGCAGAGAGAATCCGTCAACGTTCGACTACGTAAGCCCATCGAGACTGTCTCGATCATTCTTCTTCTTATACTTTCTTTTGAGGGTTGACCTCAGCGATTTATTCTCAGTTATGCTATTCACTGCCTTTGGATTAGGTGCAAGATTTGAACCTTCCACTGCGAATAGAAAAGTATGTAAAGTCATTTACAGTATGTAAAATGACTCACATTCAGAAGCTCATAGCAGTAAGACTGACACaatttacaaagtaaaaaaaacactgcactttgaaacagaaaaaaacccagctcaaagtatgtattatttttcatggcaaaattacatttattatgggtaaactttttttttctcgactctGAGCAGGACTGCCTTCTAGCCCAATTTTGATTGGTGCCAAAGGGAACCTTGTGAAAAAAACATCGAGCTTTATAATCTTATTTTTCCTCAGTAGGGACTTTATTGGGGTAACAATCCTTAACACTGAGAAAAGCCCATCCTCTCTGTTACCCCACACCATCTTCTTAACTTTAAGTGGCCACCATTGTCTTTATTGTTATGGTAGTATACGTGTGAGGATGCTAAAGAAAGGAAAGAGGGGGGTGGGTTTCACCTCGATTGAGCACTCATGTTAGTCACATGACCCATGGAGTATTCCGAGGGGTATCACACAGTCGGCAGAGCGTGAATTTGGATGGCTGGATGTGAGCATGAGGAACCCTCCTTTTCCCCACGACCTCCATGACACTCACACTAGCCTTTGACCTGTACATCCCATCTCCGAGCAGGTTTCAAACGGGTCTAGTCAACCAGAGACCATGCAGATAATGTGAATTATTCACACACGTTTTATTGCTCCCATGAGTGGTAATAACACCACTAAGACACACCCCCTAAAGAGGAGTGGAACAGGCCGGCTGTCAGCTTTAGCTGTCAAAAATGACATagagctgacttttttttttttacattagatGTTATGTCCTCCCATAATTCTCACAATTGTGAGTTGGAGATGCAATTTTAATGGATATATTATTTCTTACTTTCTGGGAATCTGTAAATTATATCAAGAATGAATGGCAGTGGCAACTTTGGAGGTGTTGTACTCCCACTGAAGGAAAGGGAAATTGGTATCAATGACTGCTTGTAGTACCATGCCCCTTGGTGGCTAAGAAGCGCAATTACATGCTCTTCTTTAACGGCGAAAATCGTTTCGGAGCCATggctctctctctatctatatctatatctatatctatatctatatctatatctatataaaaCAGTACTCCAGTGGATCATTTTCAGGTTTCAGTTTTCCATACAAATGTCAGAACTAATGTACGTATTATCTTTTAGATAAAAATAAACTGATTTaagtcaacatttattttgtagaGATTAACATTTACACATATTCATAACATGCTCAAATATGTCCTTGGAGCTTTTGaaagataaatgaataaactaAAATAACTGACTGGAATCGAATAacccaggggtagggaactccggttccttgaGAGCCATATACTGCCTGTTTTCGATCCCTCCCGACACCAGCGCATCTGATTCAAGCGATCAGTTCAGCGAGCTCGGGAGAAGCCTGGAACGatcatgatcatttgaatcagatgtgtgaATCAGATGATTAGGGAGAGctcgaaaacaggcaggatatggctctcgaggaactggagttccctagTCCTGGAATAACcagtccctgggtgtgattgtgagtgtggatggttgcaTGCTGcaaactatcccagctgtctttaggcAATAGGCGGGCTACAGcttgaactggttaccagccaatcacacctggggacaatttagagagttcaattaAACTGACAcacatatttttgtaatgtggaaggaaaccagagtacggGTACATGGAGAGAACGCATTCCAGCAAGGGGAGAACGGGCAAACTCTACACTGGAAGGGCAGGGTCCAGATTCTAACCCTGgatctctgtactgtgaggcataTGTGCTTGCCAGTCACCCTCTCcaatgaattttttaaaaaatattattttaaatggttAATGTCAATATTTATCAACACCTGCTGATATAAAATACTGAAATTGTGACACATTTTCAGTCTCATTTTCTAACTTCATGGTGTCATGCTTCAAAGTTACCACTAAAACCTGTattattttgcatttaatttttttttaaaacagactAAAACTCagggtgatgtcatttttttctcacttttattaatttattacaaatgactcCTAAAtcggaatgttttattttggaattaaATTCCCTATTGCAAAGTGAGTCTTCGGCCTTTTGTCAGGAATAAACAAAAGGTCTTCAACATTATTTATCACTGGTTTCATAGAAATTTTATTTCTCAAAAATAGGGCAGTTGGCACAGCAAATATGGCACTTCATCAGCCAAATGGCCAATGTTTGCTGATTGATTCGACCTTTATGTAAACTAACTAACAGCTGTTGTACAAGTGGCACGGGTCTCATTATTTATAACACATaatttaatactttttttttttacaaaatgagcCCCCAGTTGCCCATTACTTGAATTATATGATGGATTATATGATGAAACATAAACGTGTTGGCGCCTATGTGGTTGTCCAATTCTTATCTTTTTAATGTATCGCCTCTAATAACCTCCAGCTGTGACCATCCGTGGTTTTACGTGCACCTTGCGAGGAAAGACCGACCAAACGTGACAATGACTCGGCATTTTTACTCTTTATTTTGTGCTTCGTTACTTTTCGGCCTCGGCTGCTGCCAAACAAGTACCGACGGCTCAACGTTTTCCGCAACGCGAAATAAATTAACCAAACTCGGCACTCCAAAATCCAAACCTCGCACAATTCAAGTGAACAAACCCACCCGCGGGTTGCTTGACCACGTCACCGCAAAAGGAAATACCCGTTTGGGCTTAACATACCTTCCGGACGTGTCTGTGACCTGCTCCGCGTTCGATTTGGTCGTCCGTGTTAAGCCGTCTTTCTACGGATTCGGCGCGGATGAGTCGGAGCTCCAACTGGGCCCAAACTGCCGAAGCAACGGTGCCCTGAGCCCCTTCGGAGACCTGCTCTTCATCTATCCCCTGACGGCGTGTGGATCCCGTAAAGAGGTACGTATGCTATGGACACCTTTTGTGCTTAGAATAACCGAACCCCCTCTCCTCCCACGGCAGTTGCAGCGGGACTTCATTGTCTATAAATTCACTCTCCATTATGAACCTTCAACCGAAAGGTTTCCAAGCGGAGCGCCTCGGATTGACGTCGACATTGAATGTCGTTTTCAAAGGTAGGAAGAGGTGACAAAAGTAAAAACACTCTGTACTTCAGTTGAAATTTCCTGGCGGCTATCCTGCTGGCTAGACGCCGTCTTTCCAACTAGGTAATTTATATtccaagaaaacaaaagtagcttGCTCAATAAAGATCGGGAAACACTAATGCGggatataaaaatatttatttgaatgtgGCATCAGTATGAGTTGATCCTTTTGTTCAACCGAGAAATTCAACACAAAACTTGTCGGAAAGTGAAATGATCCCCTTAAGAGATAAAACAGGTGAACTGAATTAATGTAAGGAAGAAAAATGCtgtcgtatgtttttttttatattttgttatCAGAAAACTGACTTGCAAATCTCTCATGCCATCTTTGCAAGGTACCACCATGTGTACCAACTGGCAGTCAAGCCCACCTGGACAAATACCTTTGCGCGTAAAACTCTGAGAGCCCATCCAAATGAGTTCCAAATTCATCTTATGGATGGTATGCCTAAACGCAGCATACGGGTATGGGGATGCTTTACGTTTACGTGCATTATGTCACAGTAAACTGTGTGTCAAATTCAGATTCATGGCGCAATCCTGTCAAAAATAAAGTCTTCCACCTTGGTCAGAGGGTTAACGTCCAAGTCTCTGCTCCACATCTGCCCGCTGGAAGGAGACTGTACATCAGCGACTGCTATGCTTCCCCAGGCGGTGGCTCTTCATCGTCCTACAAGTACACAATCATTGGCAATATGGGGTATGGATTATGTACATGACTAAGCAGGTTATTCTCTTTGGTGTTCCATTTGTGATGTCCCATTTTCACCCTTGTAGTTGCATGATGGACAGCAAGCGAGACACTGGAGGGGCCTCTCAATTCGTCGCACATGCTAACGGGACTCTGAGGTTCTCATTCAAGGCCTTCCAGTTCATTTTTGATCCAGACAGTGAGGTGAGACTCGGCAGCCGTGCCCCCCTTTGTCCTAAAGTCAAATTTGACTTAATCTGTCTTGTTTTCAGATCAGCATTCACTGCAAATTATTTGCCACATCAAAAGAGCCAGGCCCAGCGCAGAAATCGTGCACTTATGGAGAGGATGGGTCAGACTTAACTCTAAATTAATCTATTGTTCAGTCTTCTCCGAGTGGACGGAGCGTATTTTTGTGCATCTTTTGTTAGGTGGAAGGCCCTTTCGGGAGATGATTCCATTTGCAAGTGCTGTGATTCACAATGTGTGAGCTCTAAATCCATGAGAAAAAGCATGGAAGGTACgcaggcttttttttggtttggttctttaatgtttttaatccatacgttttgtttatttacaaaGGGTCCATAAGGAGTGGCTTAATGGTTTCAGATCAGCCGCTGGTTGCAGAAGAAGGCTTACCGCGTGTCAGAAGACTGAACAATCCCCTCCACGATGTGCAGAGTGATGACATCTTGTGGCAAAATGCAGACATTCTTAAGAATGATGACCAAGAACAAAAAGACTATGTGGACGATTCTGCAGGAGAAAGTGTGATTCTAGAAGAAAATATAAGACATGACGGTGACCCGGTTGCTCTTCAGAGGAAAAGATCCGAAGCCAGCGTGCAAGGAGATCTGCCACCGTTTCATGACAAAGGTGATGAAGGAAACCAAAATCACTCGAATGGGACTGAAGAGGCAACAAGAGTGCAATCCTCCGATGTGAACAAAAATGAGCTGGTAGATGATCAAGAGCTGACTTGGTATTTTACATGGATGTAATATTACCACAGCTGAATACATCACTCTTCACACGCTCCCatctcaaaataaaattgggcCTGCATTATGATGTTGTAAACATACGGCTTTTGCttgcatggtagttttttttaacctaggcTTGTCGATGGAGCGTCCAATGGTGTCAACTGACAACGGTATTCTGAAGTGCTCTCGAGCCCGTGTCAATATACAGTTTTTTAAAGCAGTGTCACCGGAGGGGTCAAAGGTGCAGCCAGTGTTGGTTTTCAGCCTTGCTGCCTATATGTGCGGTGATTGATGATGACgttgcaggcatcaaattcaGAGTCCTCCGCAGTAAGAAAGAACATGCAGTGTGTCcataaatctttattttttacatttataaatGATTTATTTCACTTGTCTTTTTAAAGTCTGTGGGGAAAAAGGTTCAAAGCAGAATTATCCCACTGAGCCATAACAGCAAATTGTGCTCTAAATAAGAAAATTCAGCATTACTTGACAGTGATTATTAACTGACCTTGAACTACATTAAAGGCCATGAACACAGAAGACCTGAAATTAAAGGATCACCTTTGAATTGTTGAACAGAGAACACGATAAGAGTGAAACACAAACTCTTGATTCATATTAGAGATTCACACAACTTTGCAAAGAGGTTGTAGGTATCCTCTTTCTGAAAAATAACTTATTTGTTTTCTTAAACATGGTGTTTGGAAAAACCTTTGGTAAATTACAAAACTCCCCAACATTCGCTATA
This sequence is a window from Hippocampus zosterae strain Florida chromosome 14, ASM2543408v3, whole genome shotgun sequence. Protein-coding genes within it:
- the si:ch211-67f13.7 gene encoding zona pellucida sperm-binding protein 3 isoform X2; translation: MWLSNSYLFNVSPLITSSCDHPWFYVHLARKDRPNVTMTRHFYSLFCASLLFGLGCCQTSTDGSTFSATRNKLTKLGTPKSKPRTIQVNKPTRGLLDHVTAKGNTRLGLTYLPDVSVTCSAFDLVVRVKPSFYGFGADESELQLGPNCRSNGALSPFGDLLFIYPLTACGSRKELQRDFIVYKFTLHYEPSTERFPSGAPRIDVDIECRFQRYHHVYQLAVKPTWTNTFARKTLRAHPNEFQIHLMDDSWRNPVKNKVFHLGQRVNVQVSAPHLPAGRRLYISDCYASPGGGSSSSYNCMMDSKRDTGGASQFVAHANGTLRFSFKAFQFIFDPDSEISIHCKLFATSKEPGPAQKSCTYGEDGWKALSGDDSICKCCDSQCVSSKSMRKSMEGSIRSGLMVSDQPLVAEEGLPRVRRLNNPLHDVQSDDILWQNADILKNDDQEQKDYVDDSAGESVILEENIRHDGDPVALQRKRSEASVQGDLPPFHDKGDEGNQNHSNGTEEATRVQSSDVNKNELVDDQELTWYFTWM
- the si:ch211-67f13.7 gene encoding zona pellucida sperm-binding protein 3 isoform X1, which gives rise to MWLSNSYLFNVSPLITSSCDHPWFYVHLARKDRPNVTMTRHFYSLFCASLLFGLGCCQTSTDGSTFSATRNKLTKLGTPKSKPRTIQVNKPTRGLLDHVTAKGNTRLGLTYLPDVSVTCSAFDLVVRVKPSFYGFGADESELQLGPNCRSNGALSPFGDLLFIYPLTACGSRKELQRDFIVYKFTLHYEPSTERFPSGAPRIDVDIECRFQRYHHVYQLAVKPTWTNTFARKTLRAHPNEFQIHLMDDSWRNPVKNKVFHLGQRVNVQVSAPHLPAGRRLYISDCYASPGGGSSSSYKYTIIGNMGCMMDSKRDTGGASQFVAHANGTLRFSFKAFQFIFDPDSEISIHCKLFATSKEPGPAQKSCTYGEDGWKALSGDDSICKCCDSQCVSSKSMRKSMEGSIRSGLMVSDQPLVAEEGLPRVRRLNNPLHDVQSDDILWQNADILKNDDQEQKDYVDDSAGESVILEENIRHDGDPVALQRKRSEASVQGDLPPFHDKGDEGNQNHSNGTEEATRVQSSDVNKNELVDDQELTWYFTWM